Proteins from a single region of Dehalococcoidia bacterium:
- a CDS encoding isochorismate synthase, whose translation MTDFNNILLLILEKNPSRLLINPLSKSIIAGFGNNKVVKLSDFSNFIDFKEEIKSQLYKDKIGFGSLFFDIENKKISELWKDFEVAEFTFSNIVFKYENENISYYGEDESLISYFDDIQSKNMKFSKNSENLFLEKNNFESWINLVDKAKNQINVSTLEKIVVAQLYRSKIEKLDLKNTIINMVEKYNNCTTFMYQIKDSIFFGSTPEKIFEYSNKTLKTEAIAGSIPNKGESTEEIKRKFMNTTLVEEHKIVSNYIEKQLMKITSNKVRKSSLDVMKLNNINHLQSKIEVDINDNDFFKFIELLHPSPALAGFPVQEAKNWIRDNENFERGLYTGSIGYVDENNSKFYAALRCAMYKKNEGEIISFAGNGIVRDSKVNYEIEELNSKFKAINESIVKK comes from the coding sequence ATGACCGATTTTAATAATATATTACTTCTAATATTAGAAAAAAATCCCTCTAGGTTACTAATTAATCCATTATCAAAAAGTATTATTGCTGGATTTGGTAATAATAAAGTCGTAAAACTTTCAGATTTTTCAAATTTCATAGATTTTAAGGAAGAAATAAAATCTCAATTATATAAAGATAAAATTGGATTTGGAAGTTTATTTTTTGATATAGAAAATAAAAAAATTTCTGAACTTTGGAAAGATTTTGAAGTAGCAGAATTTACCTTTTCAAATATTGTATTTAAGTATGAAAATGAAAATATATCTTATTATGGAGAAGATGAAAGCTTAATTTCATATTTTGATGATATCCAATCGAAAAATATGAAATTTTCAAAAAATTCTGAAAATCTTTTTTTAGAAAAAAATAATTTCGAAAGTTGGATTAATCTAGTAGATAAGGCTAAAAATCAAATTAATGTTTCTACTTTAGAAAAAATTGTTGTGGCTCAATTATATAGATCTAAGATTGAAAAATTAGATCTAAAAAATACAATAATTAACATGGTAGAAAAATATAATAACTGTACTACTTTTATGTATCAAATTAAAGATTCTATTTTTTTTGGTTCAACCCCAGAGAAAATCTTTGAATACTCTAATAAAACTCTTAAGACCGAAGCTATTGCAGGCTCTATTCCCAATAAAGGTGAAAGTACTGAAGAAATAAAAAGAAAATTTATGAACACTACTCTTGTAGAAGAGCATAAAATTGTATCAAATTATATAGAAAAACAATTAATGAAAATAACTTCAAATAAGGTTAGAAAGTCTAGCTTAGATGTTATGAAGCTTAATAATATTAATCATTTACAATCTAAAATTGAAGTTGATATAAATGACAATGATTTTTTCAAATTTATTGAATTACTTCATCCCTCACCAGCTTTGGCTGGTTTTCCTGTTCAAGAAGCAAAAAATTGGATAAGAGATAATGAAAATTTTGAAAGGGGGCTATATACAGGTTCCATAGGATATGTTGATGAAAATAACTCTAAATTCTATGCTGCTCTTAGATGCGCTATGTACAAAAAGAATGAAGGAGAAATAATATCTTTTGCAGGAAATGGCATTGTCAGAGATTCAAAAGTCAATTATGAAATAGAAGAACTAAATTCTAAGTTCAAAGCAATAAATGAATCTATAGTTAAGAAATAA
- the mutL gene encoding DNA mismatch repair endonuclease MutL, which yields MQTKIKKLPRDISLLISAGEVIDKPVSIIKELVENSIDALSKRIVIEIKNGGKKFLSITDDGIGIDPNDIELAFERHSTSKLRSKEDIYKVSSLGFRGEALASIASVSKIECKSRIKNLDYGIFLVIDSGEIITKSKIGSNYGTQIIVQNLFHNIPARLKYLANSRSESGKIIQFVQSISMSHPNIAFELIIDGKIRLKTKGDNSKISIMNQLYSLESKDVIYLDQKKNSYQLKGYISKPEKNFGNRSRMVFSANGRVIKNPKIFFSIENAYKQFNKSKKFPITNLNLILPFDEVDVNIHPQKHEIKFQNENEIISFIYSNIIKTLNSEIPSETINLEIKQRNNNYYNYENLEYFQQKLINNEEIPPLKEVIPILRFIGQIKNTFILCEGPDALYIIDQHAAHERILFEKFIKLGFKKDFQILNISKYIDLGVLKNEIIMGEIENFKKLGWDIDQSATGEIIVRNLPFLGIYKSKEVDLNYLFELIIKDLKEKSDTPADIIAKRLACHNAVRAGDKLSESESEKLIKDLEKTNIPWDPHGRPAIVKLDYNNLSKQFGR from the coding sequence ATGCAAACAAAAATAAAGAAACTTCCAAGAGATATATCTCTATTAATTTCAGCAGGAGAAGTAATAGATAAACCTGTTTCAATAATAAAAGAACTTGTTGAAAATTCTATAGATGCTCTATCAAAAAGAATAGTAATAGAAATAAAAAATGGAGGTAAGAAATTTTTATCAATTACAGATGATGGTATTGGCATTGATCCAAATGATATAGAATTGGCCTTTGAAAGGCATAGTACATCAAAATTAAGATCTAAAGAAGATATTTATAAAGTTTCCTCATTAGGATTTAGGGGAGAAGCATTAGCCTCTATTGCATCAGTCTCGAAGATAGAATGCAAATCAAGAATAAAAAATCTAGACTATGGAATTTTCTTAGTTATAGACTCTGGTGAAATTATAACAAAATCAAAAATAGGTTCTAATTATGGAACTCAAATAATAGTACAGAATCTTTTTCATAATATTCCAGCGAGACTTAAATATTTGGCAAATAGTAGATCAGAATCTGGTAAGATTATTCAATTTGTTCAAAGTATTTCAATGTCCCATCCTAATATAGCTTTTGAATTAATTATTGATGGGAAAATTAGACTTAAGACAAAAGGTGACAATAGCAAAATTTCAATAATGAATCAGTTATATAGTTTAGAATCAAAGGACGTAATATATCTTGATCAAAAGAAAAATTCTTATCAACTCAAAGGATATATTAGTAAACCAGAAAAAAATTTTGGTAATCGTTCAAGAATGGTTTTTTCTGCAAATGGAAGAGTCATTAAGAATCCAAAGATATTTTTTAGTATTGAAAATGCTTATAAGCAATTTAATAAATCTAAAAAATTTCCAATTACAAATCTCAATCTTATTTTGCCATTTGACGAAGTGGATGTAAATATTCATCCTCAAAAGCATGAAATAAAATTTCAAAATGAAAATGAAATTATATCTTTTATTTACAGTAATATAATAAAAACTTTAAATTCTGAGATTCCATCAGAAACAATAAATTTGGAGATTAAACAAAGAAATAATAATTATTATAATTATGAAAATCTTGAATATTTCCAACAAAAACTTATTAATAATGAAGAAATTCCTCCACTAAAGGAAGTAATTCCAATTCTTAGATTTATTGGACAAATAAAAAATACATTTATTTTATGTGAAGGTCCTGATGCACTTTACATAATAGACCAACATGCAGCCCATGAAAGAATATTATTCGAAAAATTTATTAAGTTAGGATTTAAGAAAGATTTTCAAATATTGAATATATCAAAATATATAGATCTAGGAGTTTTGAAAAATGAAATAATAATGGGAGAAATTGAAAATTTCAAAAAATTAGGCTGGGATATTGATCAATCAGCAACAGGTGAAATTATTGTTAGAAATCTTCCATTTTTAGGCATTTATAAATCTAAAGAAGTAGACTTAAACTACCTATTTGAACTGATTATCAAAGACTTAAAAGAAAAATCTGACACACCTGCGGATATTATTGCAAAAAGATTAGCTTGTCACAATGCAGTAAGAGCTGGTGATAAATTATCTGAATCAGAATCAGAAAAATTAATAAAAGATTTAGAAAAGACAAATATACCTTGGGACCCACATGGAAGACCAGCAATAGTAAAATTAGACTATAATAATCTATCTAAGCAATTTGGTAGATAG
- the menA gene encoding 1,4-dihydroxy-2-naphthoate octaprenyltransferase: MKKKINSILGAFRIKTLPAVLGPIIIALSISIIESFELYKIILVILIGISLQVLVNLINDLEDYKKGVDNLKRLGPARATQSGDLSIYEMKILISFIFLISLLLGILAFFMSGIFVIFFGILLFILAYTYTGGPSPYGYMGLGEFAVFIVFGPFTVLGSLYLFDLYPSFETILISFVPGFSSSLIILVNNIRDIKNDEENGKKTIAVKLGDTRSRYLYIFILYLLILNICFLVFISQNLILLLLVILCIVIFPISDIGFKKSWFILPKYYSKISLKESKLNNTLINTVKAHFIICTIISISIIAWEFSPIF; encoded by the coding sequence GTGAAAAAAAAAATAAATTCAATTTTAGGTGCCTTTAGAATCAAGACTCTTCCTGCTGTTTTAGGCCCTATAATAATTGCCTTAAGTATATCAATTATTGAATCTTTTGAATTATATAAAATTATTCTTGTAATCCTAATTGGAATAAGCCTACAGGTACTAGTTAATTTGATAAATGATTTAGAAGATTATAAAAAAGGTGTAGATAATTTAAAACGATTAGGCCCCGCCAGAGCAACACAATCTGGTGATTTATCTATCTATGAAATGAAAATACTCATCTCATTTATTTTTCTAATATCTTTGCTTCTCGGTATTCTAGCCTTTTTTATGTCTGGTATTTTTGTTATATTTTTTGGGATACTTTTATTTATCCTAGCTTATACTTACACTGGAGGTCCTTCGCCTTATGGTTACATGGGGCTTGGAGAATTTGCCGTTTTTATAGTATTTGGTCCATTTACCGTCCTTGGAAGCTTATATCTATTCGATTTGTATCCATCATTTGAAACTATCCTAATTTCCTTTGTTCCAGGTTTTTCAAGTAGCTTAATAATTCTTGTGAATAATATTAGAGATATCAAAAATGATGAAGAAAATGGGAAAAAAACTATTGCAGTTAAGCTTGGTGATACAAGATCAAGATATCTTTATATTTTTATTTTATATTTATTAATATTAAATATCTGTTTTCTAGTTTTCATATCACAAAACCTAATATTGCTTCTTTTAGTTATATTATGTATAGTAATTTTCCCAATTTCAGATATTGGATTTAAGAAAAGTTGGTTTATACTACCTAAATATTATTCTAAAATCTCCTTAAAGGAATCAAAATTAAATAACACTTTGATAAATACAGTTAAAGCCCATTTTATAATTTGTACTATCATTTCCATTTCAATCATAGCTTGGGAATTTTCCCCGATTTTCTAA
- a CDS encoding AMP-binding protein has protein sequence MTSWIEKNISKNLFISGKNYQYNFEEYFDLLLKYYNFAKKNIKKNEKVVFISNSVLEYSIFSILIPMVGGIFVPMNPKSPVNEIKKKMEIIQCKKIIYDKSIKLEEIENKIQISSEKLVPKNYKFEYISADQVYCILFTSGSSGIPKAVNISRKNIETSCEISQLNLQVEKSDSWLLCMPPFHAGGLSIIFRSVILGNKFHIEDHFVADNVINLIMSEKINIISMVPTMLNRIVNEMEIKKISAPKSFKFILCGGARTSEDLILRANKIGLKTLPTYGMTETSSQIATASPNDNERPKNSVGKLLEKVSIDFSSESEILISGDFVAKYYGKKDNSKWLYTGDYGYIDKNNYLFISGRLDDLIISGGENINPIEIEEIINKLDYIDECIVVGKKDEYWGEKVTAVVFSEKNIKLDEIKGSLENIDNFKHPKSIINYKKALPKLQNGKFDRKKIKEIINEL, from the coding sequence ATGACAAGCTGGATAGAAAAAAATATAAGTAAGAACTTATTTATATCAGGGAAAAATTATCAATATAATTTTGAAGAATATTTTGATTTATTATTAAAGTATTATAATTTTGCCAAAAAAAATATCAAAAAAAATGAAAAAGTAGTTTTTATTTCCAATAGCGTCTTAGAATATTCCATTTTTTCAATATTAATTCCAATGGTAGGAGGTATTTTTGTACCTATGAATCCAAAGAGTCCTGTAAATGAAATCAAGAAAAAAATGGAAATTATTCAATGTAAAAAAATAATATACGATAAAAGTATAAAATTAGAAGAAATTGAGAATAAAATTCAAATTTCTTCTGAAAAGTTAGTACCTAAGAATTATAAATTTGAATATATTTCAGCTGATCAGGTATATTGCATTTTATTTACTTCTGGAAGTTCAGGTATTCCTAAAGCAGTAAATATTTCAAGAAAAAATATTGAAACTAGTTGTGAAATATCTCAATTAAACTTACAAGTAGAAAAATCTGATAGCTGGCTGTTATGTATGCCTCCTTTTCATGCAGGGGGATTATCAATTATTTTCAGAAGTGTAATTTTAGGAAATAAATTTCATATAGAAGATCATTTTGTGGCTGACAATGTCATTAATTTAATTATGAGTGAAAAAATTAACATAATATCAATGGTTCCAACTATGTTGAATAGAATAGTCAATGAGATGGAAATAAAGAAAATCTCTGCTCCAAAATCTTTCAAATTTATTTTATGTGGTGGTGCAAGAACTTCGGAAGATTTAATTCTTAGGGCAAATAAAATAGGCCTAAAAACACTTCCTACATATGGTATGACAGAAACGTCTTCTCAGATTGCAACTGCATCTCCCAATGATAATGAAAGGCCAAAAAACTCAGTTGGTAAATTACTAGAAAAAGTATCTATAGATTTTTCATCAGAATCTGAAATCCTGATAAGTGGAGATTTTGTGGCCAAATATTATGGTAAAAAAGATAATTCAAAATGGCTCTATACAGGTGATTATGGTTATATTGATAAAAATAATTATTTATTTATTTCGGGAAGGTTAGACGATCTAATAATTTCTGGAGGTGAGAATATAAACCCAATTGAAATAGAAGAAATTATTAATAAGCTTGATTATATCGACGAGTGTATAGTAGTTGGGAAAAAAGATGAATATTGGGGAGAAAAAGTTACTGCAGTGGTTTTTTCAGAAAAAAATATTAAATTGGATGAAATCAAGGGATCTTTAGAAAATATAGATAATTTCAAGCACCCTAAATCAATAATTAACTATAAAAAAGCTTTACCTAAACTGCAAAATGGAAAATTTGATAGAAAAAAAATAAAAGAAATAATAAATGAACTCTAG
- the menD gene encoding 2-succinyl-5-enolpyruvyl-6-hydroxy-3-cyclohexene-1-carboxylic-acid synthase, with amino-acid sequence MLIQDKQIKIFLEELIIRGIKNIVISPGSRSTALVNNILVNKEFFDVTMILDERSAGYFALGISKKTNSPTVLICTSGTATLNYSPAVAEAFYSKIPLLIITADRPMHFRNTGANQTLNQNNLYQNNIKWFYDIPVNADNRIFSNIAHKALNNSDNYPKGPVQINWQFTEPFTDGNIEKIQLEKKVTIEKNESITDSEENFNNFLEITNNKNGILLVGQHFENKNNLLKLANLLNWPIVADPLSNLREKKDYKENIIIDAGDILFRSSLKNIIPDIVLHIGSLPVSKFISSKLERANKHIFLENSNRIAEGFNKIDLHLKTSSEVLVRYLEKNKDKILSVNNKWKYLMRDYNVFIRKKTEGLINNYEELNYKKSIIDNLPKDSNYIVGNSLPIRHLDIILNKNIECNFIGNRGLSGIDGNISIASGYSKFSRSNTYLDIGDLAFFHDIGSLINAVKHSKNLTIVVNNNNGGQIFNLLPQKTDLKDIYKEWFITPHNDLSIRKLSESFGCNYENIDNKLELEKLIKNFTNKNINIIELNINSNYDNYNDEINSIVNCLENNYD; translated from the coding sequence ATGTTAATACAAGATAAACAGATTAAGATTTTTTTAGAAGAACTTATTATTAGGGGAATAAAAAATATTGTTATTAGCCCTGGTTCTAGATCTACAGCATTGGTAAATAATATATTAGTGAATAAAGAATTCTTTGATGTTACTATGATTCTAGATGAAAGATCTGCTGGTTATTTTGCATTAGGTATATCTAAAAAAACAAATAGTCCTACTGTCCTAATTTGTACCTCAGGTACTGCAACATTAAATTATTCGCCAGCGGTTGCTGAAGCATTTTATTCTAAAATTCCATTATTAATTATCACAGCTGATAGACCAATGCACTTTAGAAATACTGGTGCTAATCAAACATTAAATCAGAATAATTTATATCAAAATAATATTAAATGGTTTTACGATATTCCTGTAAATGCTGATAATAGAATCTTCTCTAATATAGCTCATAAAGCCTTAAATAATAGTGATAATTATCCTAAAGGACCTGTACAAATTAACTGGCAATTTACTGAACCTTTTACAGATGGAAATATTGAAAAAATACAATTAGAAAAAAAAGTTACAATTGAGAAAAATGAATCTATAACTGATAGTGAAGAAAATTTTAATAACTTTTTAGAAATAACAAATAATAAAAATGGAATTTTACTGGTGGGGCAACATTTTGAAAATAAAAATAATTTACTTAAATTAGCTAACTTACTAAATTGGCCTATAGTTGCAGATCCTTTATCAAATCTTAGAGAAAAAAAAGATTATAAAGAAAATATAATTATAGATGCTGGAGATATATTATTTCGTTCAAGCTTAAAAAACATAATACCAGACATAGTTTTACATATTGGAAGTTTACCGGTTTCAAAATTTATATCGTCAAAGCTTGAAAGAGCAAATAAGCATATTTTTTTAGAAAACTCTAACAGAATAGCCGAAGGGTTTAATAAAATAGATCTTCATCTCAAAACAAGTTCAGAAGTTTTAGTCAGATACCTAGAAAAAAACAAAGATAAAATATTATCTGTCAATAATAAATGGAAATATCTAATGAGAGACTATAACGTTTTTATTAGAAAAAAAACTGAGGGATTAATTAATAATTACGAAGAACTTAATTATAAGAAATCCATCATAGATAATTTACCTAAAGATTCAAACTATATTGTAGGGAATTCTTTACCTATAAGGCATTTAGATATAATTCTTAACAAAAATATTGAATGTAATTTTATTGGAAATAGAGGCCTGTCAGGAATAGATGGAAATATATCAATTGCATCGGGATATAGTAAGTTTTCAAGGAGTAATACTTACCTTGACATAGGAGATCTTGCTTTTTTTCATGATATAGGTAGTCTTATAAATGCTGTCAAGCATAGCAAAAACTTAACAATAGTCGTCAACAATAATAATGGTGGACAAATATTTAACCTACTTCCCCAAAAAACTGACTTAAAAGATATATATAAAGAATGGTTTATAACTCCTCATAATGATTTGTCAATTCGCAAATTATCTGAAAGTTTTGGATGCAATTATGAAAATATTGATAACAAATTAGAATTAGAAAAGCTAATAAAAAATTTTACAAATAAAAACATAAATATTATCGAACTTAATATTAATTCTAATTATGATAATTATAATGATGAAATAAATTCAATTGTGAATTGTTTAGAAAATAATTATGACTAG
- the menH gene encoding 2-succinyl-6-hydroxy-2,4-cyclohexadiene-1-carboxylate synthase encodes MTRKLFHKIEGSGTPLLLIHGFTGSHKSFDKISNFLKIYFKVITIDMIGHGKSMDYKKENYSFDQSIHDISSILESQSLKKINILGYSLGGRLAMQFVNKNPNKINKLIICSASNGIKNKKERENRIISDSKIINLLENYPLDHFVNYWQNLKLWQSEKRLDIKKIIQLRKIRLTQNKIGLALSLSNQGQGVQEYLGDQLRSIKANTLIMFGEKDKKYKEISKEIHNLIENSKLEMVPNSGHNIILENPIFISQKVKHFILGEKNENKLAI; translated from the coding sequence ATGACTAGAAAATTATTTCATAAGATAGAGGGGAGTGGTACCCCATTATTACTAATTCACGGTTTTACTGGTAGTCATAAATCATTTGATAAGATATCTAATTTTCTAAAAATATACTTTAAAGTAATAACTATAGATATGATTGGTCATGGAAAATCAATGGATTACAAAAAAGAAAATTACTCTTTCGATCAATCAATTCACGATATTTCAAGTATTTTAGAATCTCAATCACTAAAAAAAATAAATATACTCGGTTACTCCTTAGGAGGAAGATTAGCCATGCAATTTGTGAATAAGAATCCAAACAAAATAAATAAATTGATAATATGTAGTGCTTCAAATGGAATTAAAAATAAAAAAGAAAGAGAAAACAGAATCATATCTGATAGCAAAATAATTAACTTACTAGAAAATTATCCTTTAGATCATTTTGTAAATTATTGGCAAAACTTAAAGTTATGGCAATCAGAAAAGAGGCTAGATATAAAAAAAATAATTCAATTACGAAAAATAAGACTGACTCAAAATAAAATAGGTCTTGCATTAAGCTTATCTAATCAGGGACAAGGTGTTCAAGAATATCTGGGAGATCAATTACGATCAATTAAGGCTAATACTTTGATAATGTTTGGAGAAAAGGATAAAAAGTATAAAGAAATTTCTAAAGAAATACATAATTTGATAGAAAATTCTAAATTAGAAATGGTCCCTAACTCAGGTCATAATATAATATTAGAAAACCCTATTTTTATATCTCAAAAAGTTAAGCATTTTATATTAGGAGAAAAAAATGAAAATAAATTGGCAATCTAA
- the menB gene encoding 1,4-dihydroxy-2-naphthoyl-CoA synthase, protein MKINWQSKSEYEDILVDFYNGITKITINRPEVRNAFRPKTISELSEAFKLAAEDDETGVVLFRGKGDKAFCSGGDQKVRGHGGYNDEGGNPSLGVLPLQRFIRYMPKPVIALVSGYAIGGGHVLQVICDLTIASSNSIFGQTGPRVGSFDAGFGSHELVRLVGTKKAKEIWFLCDQYNAKEALEMGLINKIVDYEELENEGIRWANKILEKSPTAIRFLKNTFIAESDGLAGLQNMAGDITMMYYMTEEAKEGKNAFIEKRQPNFSKYPKPPFHG, encoded by the coding sequence ATGAAAATAAATTGGCAATCTAAGTCAGAATATGAAGATATTTTAGTTGATTTTTATAATGGGATAACTAAAATAACTATCAACAGACCTGAAGTCAGAAATGCTTTTAGACCTAAGACTATAAGTGAGCTTAGTGAAGCTTTTAAGTTAGCAGCAGAAGATGACGAAACAGGAGTAGTACTTTTTAGAGGTAAAGGTGATAAGGCATTTTGTTCAGGAGGGGATCAAAAGGTCAGAGGACATGGCGGATATAATGATGAAGGAGGAAATCCAAGTCTTGGAGTATTACCACTTCAAAGATTTATAAGATATATGCCTAAACCTGTCATAGCTTTAGTAAGTGGATATGCTATCGGAGGAGGACACGTTCTTCAAGTAATTTGTGATCTTACAATAGCTTCAAGTAATTCAATATTTGGTCAAACAGGGCCTAGAGTAGGATCTTTTGATGCTGGATTTGGAAGTCATGAATTAGTAAGATTAGTTGGAACAAAAAAAGCAAAAGAAATTTGGTTTTTATGCGATCAATATAATGCAAAAGAAGCTCTAGAAATGGGGCTTATAAATAAAATAGTAGATTATGAAGAGTTAGAAAATGAAGGTATTCGTTGGGCTAATAAAATCTTAGAAAAAAGTCCAACTGCTATAAGATTCTTAAAAAATACCTTCATTGCAGAATCTGACGGTTTAGCTGGATTACAGAATATGGCTGGAGATATTACTATGATGTACTATATGACTGAAGAGGCTAAAGAGGGGAAAAATGCCTTTATAGAAAAAAGACAACCTAATTTTTCTAAATATCCCAAACCTCCTTTTCATGGATAA
- a CDS encoding rhomboid family intramembrane serine protease, whose product MNSSPKKNSFIKNYPVTSILAFSNFIIYVIQEITGDSNNAIDLVNMGARYDIYVAKGDWWRFITPNFLHIGITHLLLNLAGLFIFGMLVEKDFSKIKYIIIYFFCGICSNIFSYSSGSWFGFTCGPVGAGASGAIFGLLGAYASYLIINKNVLGQQGKDSLVSIGLIIFINVIYGAAATGVDHIAHVTGIISGLAIGWLLSPSKQMVILPNELHENSILVSVKRKKISNLFIVSFIFLIIITFIAYDQRTQDIIEFSRFCT is encoded by the coding sequence ATGAACTCTAGTCCCAAAAAAAATAGTTTTATAAAAAATTATCCAGTGACTTCAATACTCGCTTTTAGCAATTTTATAATTTATGTAATTCAAGAAATTACAGGCGACTCTAATAATGCTATTGATCTTGTAAATATGGGTGCAAGATACGATATTTATGTAGCAAAGGGAGATTGGTGGAGATTTATTACTCCAAATTTTTTACATATAGGTATAACACATTTGTTACTCAATTTGGCTGGATTATTCATTTTTGGTATGCTTGTTGAAAAAGATTTTTCGAAAATTAAGTACATAATAATATATTTTTTTTGCGGAATATGTTCAAACATATTTTCTTACTCTTCTGGATCTTGGTTTGGATTCACCTGCGGACCAGTAGGAGCTGGTGCAAGTGGAGCAATTTTTGGACTATTAGGTGCATATGCATCCTACCTAATTATTAATAAAAACGTTTTAGGGCAGCAGGGAAAAGACTCATTAGTATCCATAGGATTAATAATCTTTATAAATGTTATTTATGGAGCAGCTGCTACTGGAGTTGATCATATTGCCCATGTAACAGGAATTATTTCTGGCTTAGCGATTGGCTGGTTATTAAGTCCTTCTAAACAAATGGTAATTTTGCCAAATGAATTACATGAAAATTCTATTTTAGTTTCAGTGAAAAGAAAAAAAATATCTAATTTGTTCATTGTTAGCTTTATATTTTTAATTATAATTACTTTCATAGCCTATGATCAAAGAACGCAGGATATTATAGAATTCTCTAGATTCTGCACATAA
- a CDS encoding MFS transporter: protein MTSIGRSGFLASLYVRNFKYMWLSLFFSMAGFQIQMTVRGILVYDITDDAFLTGLVSAGFAPSLLAFSMFGGVLGEKVEKRILIQFSQGLNCLGSIIIGLLIFLDLIHWSHLLFVSVTQGAMFAIQVPARQSLIPDLVGKKLVTNAIGLNSMAMGVTLMIAPAIGGYTYEFFGPLNSYIIVSILMLIGVSLTSFIPKFPPKTIANKVSTLSGIVNGFKYLKTNHIIRIIWIHAVILALCTGPFRMLIPVFAKDIYFSSPGEVGNLMAAGGIGGILSSILIASLSSESKRGIILMIIGLITGIGLFMMATINLFFIGIIGMIILGFSETGRWSLGQALMMANADEEYRARVISLLMMSWGLMPLSMLPMSWAFGYFGAEITTLFTAIITLLFCISSLYWAKALLGTK, encoded by the coding sequence TTGACATCAATTGGAAGATCTGGTTTTCTAGCAAGCCTTTATGTAAGAAACTTTAAATATATGTGGCTGAGCCTTTTTTTCTCGATGGCTGGTTTTCAGATTCAAATGACTGTTAGAGGCATTTTAGTCTATGATATAACTGATGATGCATTTCTTACAGGATTAGTTTCTGCAGGTTTTGCTCCTTCACTTCTTGCTTTTTCTATGTTTGGTGGTGTACTAGGAGAGAAAGTTGAGAAAAGAATTTTAATTCAATTTTCTCAGGGATTGAATTGCTTAGGTAGCATTATAATTGGATTATTAATTTTTTTAGATCTAATTCATTGGAGCCATTTGCTCTTTGTTTCTGTTACTCAAGGAGCAATGTTTGCTATTCAAGTTCCAGCTCGACAGTCACTTATTCCTGATTTAGTAGGTAAGAAATTAGTTACAAATGCAATAGGATTAAATTCTATGGCTATGGGGGTTACCTTAATGATTGCTCCAGCAATCGGTGGTTACACTTATGAATTTTTTGGCCCTCTTAACTCTTACATAATTGTGTCTATTCTGATGTTAATTGGAGTTAGCTTAACTAGTTTTATTCCCAAGTTCCCTCCTAAAACTATCGCCAATAAAGTTTCAACTTTAAGTGGTATAGTCAACGGATTTAAGTATTTGAAAACAAATCATATTATAAGAATTATATGGATTCACGCTGTCATACTCGCATTATGTACAGGTCCATTTAGAATGTTAATTCCAGTTTTTGCAAAAGATATTTATTTTTCATCACCTGGAGAAGTAGGAAATTTAATGGCTGCAGGTGGTATAGGAGGAATTTTATCTTCAATACTAATAGCATCATTATCTTCAGAAAGTAAAAGAGGAATTATTTTAATGATAATTGGACTCATAACTGGGATTGGATTATTTATGATGGCAACAATTAATTTATTCTTTATAGGAATAATCGGCATGATAATTTTAGGATTTTCTGAAACTGGAAGGTGGAGTTTAGGACAAGCCTTGATGATGGCTAATGCAGATGAAGAATATCGAGCAAGAGTAATTAGTCTTTTAATGATGTCTTGGGGACTTATGCCGCTAAGTATGCTTCCTATGAGTTGGGCATTTGGTTATTTTGGAGCAGAAATAACTACTTTATTTACAGCTATAATTACATTATTATTTTGTATATCAAGTTTATATTGGGCAAAAGCTCTATTGGGAACAAAATAA